The DNA sequence TTCCGCCGCGTCAGGCCCGGCCTCGTCCATGGCCTGCAGCTGCGTCAGCCGGGAGCCGCGTTCGTGCTCCAGGCGCTGGCGGGCCTCGTGCGCAGTCAGACGCACAGGACGGGATTCGGTGCGGGGCGTATCGAGCGACATGGTCGGTCCTTACCTACGAAAGACGGATGGCGCAGAGGGCGCGGGGATGGCGTACGGAAGCGGGGCTGGGAGCCGAGGCGTCGGGGGGATCACGGTTGGTGGTCATGCCCCACCGTGGCCGATACGCCGCGTGAAACCCATCGGGCGTGATACCCATCTGCGGCCGTTAGCGGGGCCCACCGCGCCGTAGGCACGCCGAGGTGCGGAAATGGGCATTGGAGCCCATCGACGGATCCAGCCGGGCGGGGCAGGCTGGCACCAGGCCGGTCAGAGCAGTGGCCGCGGCTCATGCTCGGGGAACGCGTTGACCGACAAGACGGACAGAGCCGTGTCACGAAAAGGAAGGCGTCATCCCGGTGTCCCTGTTCTGGCGGATTTTCGTTCTCAACGCCGTGGTGCTGGGAGGCGCGACCGCGCTGCTGCTGTGGGCTCCGGTGACCGTTTCCGTACCGGTCCTGCTGACCGAGGCGATCATCCTCGTGGCCGGCCTGGCAGTCATGCTGATCGCCAACGCCGCCCTGCTGCGCATCGGGCTCGCCCCCCTGGACCGGCTCACCCGGTTGATGACCACCGTCGACCTTCTGCGCCCCGGGCAGCGGCTGCCGGAGCAGGGCCGCGGTGAGACCGCCGAGCTGATCCGCACCTTCAACGCCATGCTGGACAGGCTTGAGCATGAGCGGGCCGCGAGCAGCGCCCGCGCACTGCTCGCGCAGGAGGCCGAGCGGCGCCGCATCGCCCAGGAACTCCACGACGAGGTCGGCCAGAGCATGACCGCGGTCCTGCTGACGCTGAAACGGGCGGCGGACGACGCCGATGAGCCCTTGCGCGGTGATCTCCAGCAGGCACAGGAGATCACCCGGGGGAGCCTGGACGAGGTCCGCCGCCTGGTGCGCCGGCTACGGCCGGGCGTACTGGAGGATCTCGGCCTGGTCAGCGCCCTGACCTCGCTGACCACCGAGTTCGCCACCCACACCGGGCTGCGCGTGGTGCGCCACTTCGAGGTCGGCCTGCCCGAACTCGACCAGGAAACCGAACTGGTGCTGTACCGCGTCGCTCAGGAGGCTCTGACGAACGTGGCCCGCCACGCCGAGGCCGACCGGGCGGAGGTGCGCCTGAGCCACACGGACGACACGGTGGTGCTGGCCGTAGCGGACGACGGCAGAGGGACGGGAGTCGCGCAGGAAGGCGCCGGGCTCCGCGGGATGCGCGAGCGGGCCCTGCTCATCGGGGCCACGCTGGATGTCACCTCCCAACCGCAGGCCGGCACACAGGTCCGGCTGACCGTGCCCGTTCCCAGGAAGCAGTCATGACCACAAGCGACACGCCCGTGATCCGGATCCTCCTCGCCGACGACCACGCGCTGGTGCGGCGCGGCGTGCGGCTCATCCTGGACCAGGAGCCGGACCTTCAGGTCGTCGCCGAGGCCGGCGATGGCGCCGAGGCGATCGCATCGGCTCGCACCCACGAGGTCGACCTGGCCGTGCTGGACATCGCCATGCCCCGGATGACCGGCCTGCAGGCCGCCCGCGAACTGATCGCGCTGAGGCCGGACGTGCGCGTGCTGATGCTGACCATGCACGACAACGAGCAGTA is a window from the Streptomyces sp. NBC_00299 genome containing:
- a CDS encoding HAMP domain-containing sensor histidine kinase, which produces MSLFWRIFVLNAVVLGGATALLLWAPVTVSVPVLLTEAIILVAGLAVMLIANAALLRIGLAPLDRLTRLMTTVDLLRPGQRLPEQGRGETAELIRTFNAMLDRLEHERAASSARALLAQEAERRRIAQELHDEVGQSMTAVLLTLKRAADDADEPLRGDLQQAQEITRGSLDEVRRLVRRLRPGVLEDLGLVSALTSLTTEFATHTGLRVVRHFEVGLPELDQETELVLYRVAQEALTNVARHAEADRAEVRLSHTDDTVVLAVADDGRGTGVAQEGAGLRGMRERALLIGATLDVTSQPQAGTQVRLTVPVPRKQS